The Rhododendron vialii isolate Sample 1 chromosome 3a, ASM3025357v1 nucleotide sequence GTACCATGTTTCGGAACTTTCATAGCAAAACGTAATTCGCTAGGGTAGTAACGTTGCCTGGTAACATAGTTCCATAAGCACCCTTAATAAGCCAGTAAACACGTAGGATATTAATCTACCAATGATATGGAGAGCTAGCTCACCTGAAGATAGTGAGGAAATAAGTAGAAAGAGGAGAAGTAGAAGGGGGGTCTTGATCCTTAGAGCCATAGCTGACCTTGTTGAGGAAATGTTGCAAGTAGAAAATATGAGCTGTGGTTCATGGTTGGAAGAGGAGGGGAAAAGGGTTGCTTTTATGCCTACTCTCAGTGGTAGGGAAAGTGCCATTAGAGCTATAGTCATAGTGCAACCCACCCAATTCCTATACAATGATGATGGGGCATGCATTACCTATTAGCCACATAATGTTAAGTCAACTGCACTGTATTTGGGTGTTACAT carries:
- the LOC131319825 gene encoding uncharacterized protein LOC131319825 — encoded protein: MHAPSSLYRNWVGCTMTIALMALSLPLRVGIKATLFPSSSNHEPQLIFSTCNISSTRSAMALRIKTPLLLLLFLLISSLSSGKADGFNNNANPIYSLHKGAVRMNLRKLLVFDTVLDYDYTGANPKHDRKGKPGSGGKNP